Proteins encoded in a region of the Chryseobacterium piperi genome:
- a CDS encoding LolA family protein → MKSIISKIILGGFVVGAVGLSNAQKIDAKAKKILDDITTNYNSKKNTYFKFSFGSGVNGQVAKTEPGIYYSAGDKYKLKIMDTEQIFDGSKIYNINAEDMEVTIAKPNGSSTMFSPINYLSTYRNDYNVTYGGKKNVNGVNADFIKLTPVKANGLSYVYLFVDSAKKQMVKLEQHGSNKDVAVIAIKEYKENQNLDADMFVFDKNKYKNYVITEL, encoded by the coding sequence ATGAAAAGTATTATTTCAAAAATTATATTAGGAGGTTTTGTGGTAGGAGCTGTTGGTTTATCCAATGCACAGAAAATAGATGCGAAGGCAAAAAAAATATTGGATGATATTACGACTAACTATAACTCAAAAAAGAATACTTATTTCAAGTTTTCTTTTGGAAGTGGCGTTAATGGACAGGTAGCCAAAACTGAACCTGGAATCTATTATTCTGCAGGAGATAAATACAAATTGAAGATCATGGATACCGAACAGATTTTTGATGGAAGCAAGATTTATAATATCAATGCAGAAGATATGGAGGTTACCATTGCAAAACCGAATGGAAGCAGTACTATGTTCTCCCCTATCAACTATCTTTCAACCTATAGAAATGATTATAACGTAACTTATGGTGGAAAGAAAAATGTCAACGGGGTCAATGCAGATTTCATTAAGTTAACTCCGGTTAAAGCCAACGGATTGAGCTACGTGTATCTTTTTGTTGATTCTGCGAAGAAGCAAATGGTAAAGCTGGAACAACATGGAAGTAATAAAGATGTTGCTGTTATTGCCATTAAAGAATATAAAGAGAATCAGAATCTGGATGCCGACATGTTCGTTTTTGACAAGAATAAGTATAAAAATTACGTCATCACAGAATTGTAA
- a CDS encoding LptF/LptG family permease: MLKILDRYIIKTFFGPFFFIFSVLFFIFIVNIIWVQLGQFMGKGLSYWQILKLLFYLGVSVISMVLPLTVLLASIMSFGEFGERYELAAMKAAGISLTRVMVPLLGVTTILSIMLFFFSNNIIPDFQRKAKNMLFNIAQTKPALNFTPGQFIDQIPGYMVKFDKIHGDNGENIEGVFVHRKASTYEDQQSIVAEKGKFIPAANKNYLKLVLYNGYVFEDNFAGKGDAARLKQPDQAIKFDTLVSHFDISEIINKAIEEEQITDDYRFQTFNQLNKTIDLTKKDNDKFFTTITSDVLNQTNSVVTYMDKNNKTKAPAKPQLKLDTVKGEKKMEIVYNAYNRLENLKSSLNGKTNDFKPNVKYFSKVVIYQQRILSYSFTCIIFFLIGASLGSIIRKGGMGVPVIIAIVIFIVFYVINVGMENLAWSGTLNPYLAAWLPNIILFPFGVIMTYKALTDSQLFDAEKYKAFLKPITKRFSKSKEHKRYQ, translated from the coding sequence ATGTTAAAAATACTAGACCGATATATTATAAAAACCTTTTTTGGTCCCTTTTTCTTTATATTCAGTGTATTGTTTTTCATCTTTATTGTAAACATTATCTGGGTTCAGTTAGGACAATTTATGGGAAAAGGATTAAGCTACTGGCAAATCCTTAAACTTCTTTTTTATCTCGGAGTAAGCGTTATAAGTATGGTACTACCGCTTACTGTTCTTCTTGCGAGTATTATGTCGTTCGGAGAATTCGGAGAACGGTATGAGCTTGCTGCTATGAAGGCTGCCGGAATTTCTTTAACCAGAGTGATGGTTCCTCTTTTAGGGGTTACTACCATATTATCGATCATGCTCTTCTTTTTTTCCAATAATATCATCCCGGATTTTCAGAGAAAAGCCAAAAATATGCTTTTCAATATTGCACAGACTAAGCCGGCTCTAAACTTCACTCCAGGCCAGTTTATTGACCAGATCCCCGGATATATGGTGAAGTTCGATAAAATTCATGGTGACAACGGAGAAAATATTGAAGGGGTTTTCGTTCACAGAAAAGCCAGTACATACGAAGACCAACAATCTATTGTAGCAGAAAAAGGTAAATTCATTCCGGCAGCTAATAAAAACTATCTTAAACTGGTTTTATATAACGGTTATGTATTCGAAGATAATTTTGCCGGAAAAGGAGACGCCGCAAGATTGAAGCAACCGGATCAGGCTATTAAATTTGATACATTGGTCTCTCATTTTGACATCAGTGAAATCATTAATAAAGCAATTGAAGAGGAACAGATTACAGATGATTACCGTTTTCAGACTTTTAATCAGCTTAACAAAACCATTGACCTCACAAAGAAAGATAACGATAAATTCTTCACGACCATTACCAGCGACGTTTTGAACCAGACCAATTCTGTTGTAACATACATGGACAAGAATAATAAGACAAAGGCTCCTGCAAAGCCACAATTGAAATTGGATACTGTGAAGGGTGAAAAGAAAATGGAAATCGTTTATAATGCCTATAACAGATTAGAGAATTTAAAATCTAGCCTTAACGGAAAAACCAACGATTTTAAACCGAATGTCAAATACTTCAGTAAAGTAGTTATTTATCAGCAAAGAATCCTCTCCTACTCATTTACCTGTATCATATTCTTCCTCATTGGAGCCAGCTTAGGTTCTATTATCAGAAAAGGAGGAATGGGGGTTCCTGTAATTATAGCTATTGTAATCTTCATTGTCTTTTATGTGATCAATGTAGGTATGGAAAACCTTGCCTGGTCAGGAACTTTAAATCCGTATTTAGCAGCATGGCTACCTAACATCATCCTTTTCCCTTTTGGAGTAATAATGACGTATAAAGCCCTGACAGATTCACAACTGTTCGATGCCGAAAAATATAAAGCATTCCTTAAACCGATTACGAAAAGATTTTCTAAAAGTAAAGAACATAAAAGATATCAATAA
- the frr gene encoding ribosome recycling factor — translation MEELDLIVESVNQDMDAAIKHLEHAFQRIRAGRASTSMVQDVMVEYYGAPTPINQVANVSVPDAMTISIQPWDRTAIGAIEKAIINSNLGFAPSNNGENIILNVPPLTEERRRDLSKQAKGETEQTKIVVRNARQDGLKELKKLEGVSEDAIKGVEEDIQALTDKYVKICDEHFKTKEAEIMKV, via the coding sequence ATGGAAGAATTAGATCTTATAGTAGAATCTGTAAATCAGGACATGGACGCAGCTATTAAGCATTTGGAGCATGCATTTCAAAGAATCAGAGCAGGACGTGCTTCTACATCTATGGTTCAGGATGTGATGGTAGAATATTACGGAGCTCCGACTCCTATCAACCAGGTTGCTAACGTTTCCGTTCCGGATGCAATGACCATTTCTATTCAACCTTGGGATAGAACAGCTATCGGGGCTATTGAAAAGGCTATTATTAACTCTAATTTAGGTTTTGCACCTTCTAACAACGGAGAAAACATCATTTTGAATGTTCCACCTCTAACAGAGGAAAGAAGGAGAGATTTATCGAAGCAAGCTAAAGGAGAAACTGAACAAACGAAGATTGTAGTAAGAAATGCAAGACAGGATGGTTTGAAAGAACTTAAGAAGTTGGAGGGTGTTTCTGAAGATGCTATCAAAGGAGTAGAAGAAGATATTCAGGCTCTTACTGATAAATATGTAAAGATATGTGATGAACATTTCAAGACTAAAGAAGCTGAAATTATGAAAGTGTAA
- the pyrH gene encoding UMP kinase: MKYKRILLKLSGEALMGNRQYGIDNDRLQEYAVEIKKVVDKGCEVAIVIGGGNIFRGVAGAAKGMDRVQGDYMGMLATVINGMALQGALEDAGIKTRLQSAIEMDKVAEPFIKRRAVRHLEKGRVVIFGAGTGNPYFTTDTAATLRAIEIGADVILKGTRVDGIYDSDPEKNADAVKYNSLSFDEVFEKNLKVMDMTAFTLSHENKLPIIVFDMNKEGNLGKIVDGENVGTLVNL; the protein is encoded by the coding sequence ATGAAATATAAAAGAATCCTTCTGAAACTTAGTGGTGAGGCCTTAATGGGTAACAGGCAATACGGTATTGACAACGACAGGCTGCAGGAGTATGCTGTTGAGATAAAAAAGGTCGTGGATAAAGGCTGTGAGGTTGCTATTGTTATTGGAGGAGGAAATATATTCCGTGGAGTAGCAGGTGCTGCAAAAGGTATGGACAGAGTTCAGGGAGACTATATGGGGATGCTGGCAACAGTGATCAACGGAATGGCTCTTCAGGGTGCTTTGGAAGATGCGGGAATTAAAACAAGACTTCAGTCTGCGATCGAAATGGATAAAGTGGCTGAACCTTTTATTAAAAGACGTGCCGTAAGACACCTTGAAAAAGGAAGAGTAGTTATTTTCGGTGCAGGAACAGGAAACCCTTACTTCACTACCGACACGGCTGCTACATTAAGAGCCATCGAAATCGGAGCTGACGTTATTTTAAAAGGAACCAGAGTAGACGGAATCTACGACAGTGATCCTGAGAAAAATGCAGATGCTGTAAAATACAACTCTTTATCATTTGATGAAGTTTTCGAAAAGAACCTTAAAGTAATGGATATGACTGCCTTTACGTTAAGCCACGAAAATAAATTGCCAATTATTGTATTCGATATGAATAAGGAAGGGAATTTAGGAAAGATTGTAGATGGAGAAAATGTCGGTACTTTAGTTAATTTATAA
- the porQ gene encoding type IX secretion system protein PorQ, producing the protein MKKIIIFSLFLSGIVSYAQMGTNVYPFLNIPVSARQAALGGDAITIRDYDVSFAIANPALLNKDSDKQLSVNGAAYLADSKYGTIAFAKDFDNGHMATINARYMSYGDIPRTDESGFENGTFNASDVAIGAGYAYQFEEDWTIGGGLNFITSKIDSYTSSAISGTAGITYHNKKNKEVLSLVARNFGYQFKSFNGTRENLPFRIDLGYTRILKAIPLAITITAHDLQQFDISSQYNVNGQEVNIGRKIADHFSLGAELFPEKNFNIRLGYNVKRGNELAVADQRNFSGLSGGFGIKISKFRIDYAHVRYSNASNVNQIGISMDLSGHRY; encoded by the coding sequence TTGAAGAAAATTATCATTTTTTCATTATTTCTATCAGGAATTGTTTCTTATGCGCAAATGGGAACAAATGTTTATCCTTTTTTAAACATACCCGTATCCGCCAGACAGGCTGCCCTGGGTGGAGATGCAATTACGATAAGAGATTATGATGTTTCCTTTGCTATTGCAAACCCGGCATTGCTCAATAAAGATTCAGACAAACAACTTTCCGTAAACGGAGCTGCTTATCTGGCAGATTCTAAATATGGAACAATAGCTTTTGCTAAAGATTTTGACAATGGTCATATGGCCACAATCAATGCCCGGTACATGAGCTATGGTGATATTCCGAGAACGGATGAAAGTGGTTTTGAGAATGGAACTTTCAACGCTTCCGATGTAGCCATTGGGGCCGGATATGCTTACCAGTTTGAAGAAGACTGGACTATTGGAGGGGGACTTAATTTTATTACTTCAAAAATTGATAGTTATACTTCATCAGCCATTTCCGGTACAGCCGGAATTACATACCATAATAAAAAGAACAAGGAAGTTCTTTCTTTGGTGGCCAGAAACTTTGGATATCAATTCAAATCTTTCAATGGTACCCGTGAGAACCTTCCATTCAGAATAGATTTAGGATATACAAGAATACTAAAAGCCATTCCTCTTGCTATTACCATCACCGCTCACGATTTACAGCAGTTTGATATTTCTTCTCAATATAATGTCAACGGCCAGGAAGTTAATATAGGAAGAAAAATTGCCGACCACTTTTCGCTGGGTGCCGAATTGTTTCCAGAAAAAAACTTCAATATAAGGTTAGGATATAATGTAAAAAGAGGTAATGAACTGGCTGTAGCGGATCAGAGAAACTTTTCCGGGCTATCGGGAGGGTTCGGAATCAAGATCTCAAAATTCCGTATTGATTACGCTCATGTACGATACAGTAACGCATCTAATGTGAACCAGATCGGTATTTCTATGGACCTTAGCGGACATCGATATTAA
- the cmk gene encoding (d)CMP kinase: MKKPVIAIDGYSSTGKSSISKVIADQLGLIHLDTGALYRGVTWFALQNCKGENGSIDLNQLFSSLDQIQLEFKNDDGELILYLNQQDISKEIRTNEVSDNVSLVAKQKEVRDFLLQSQRSLAEKGGIIMDGRDIGTVVLPDADFKFFLTASIDERTKRRYHELLSLGIEANEQQVKENLIERDKIDSEREIAPLKKAEDAIVIDNTYLSKQETIEAILAYIQKI, encoded by the coding sequence ATGAAAAAACCTGTAATAGCTATCGATGGGTACTCGTCTACCGGAAAAAGTTCAATCTCAAAAGTCATTGCCGACCAATTAGGGCTTATCCATTTAGATACAGGTGCACTTTATCGGGGAGTTACCTGGTTTGCCCTGCAAAACTGTAAAGGAGAAAACGGCTCTATAGACCTGAATCAACTTTTCTCATCATTAGATCAGATTCAACTTGAATTTAAAAATGATGATGGAGAACTTATACTCTATCTTAATCAACAAGACATTTCAAAAGAAATTCGTACCAACGAGGTTTCTGATAACGTTAGCTTAGTAGCCAAGCAAAAAGAGGTAAGAGATTTTCTTTTGCAATCCCAACGTTCTTTAGCGGAAAAAGGCGGCATTATTATGGATGGACGTGATATAGGAACTGTTGTCCTGCCGGATGCGGATTTCAAATTCTTCCTTACAGCAAGTATTGACGAAAGAACTAAAAGGAGATATCATGAGCTTTTAAGCTTAGGCATTGAAGCCAATGAACAGCAGGTAAAAGAAAACCTTATAGAAAGGGATAAAATAGACAGTGAAAGAGAAATCGCTCCATTAAAGAAAGCTGAAGATGCTATTGTCATTGATAATACGTATCTTTCAAAGCAAGAAACAATTGAAGCCATACTGGCATACATACAAAAGATTTAA
- a CDS encoding YtxH domain-containing protein, whose protein sequence is MSRKGNNTAGILAGLLAGAAAGVVLGMLYAPEEGKETRKKIKDKANDLKDQAKNKYGEVSEKVKDEYDNISSTFKETANSVAHTVKDGYDKYKDQIVSKTTDVVKDVEAELNDLKK, encoded by the coding sequence ATGTCTAGAAAAGGAAACAATACAGCAGGTATATTAGCAGGACTTCTTGCAGGCGCAGCAGCAGGTGTGGTATTAGGAATGCTTTACGCTCCTGAAGAAGGAAAAGAAACTAGAAAAAAAATAAAAGATAAGGCTAATGATCTTAAAGATCAGGCTAAAAACAAATACGGTGAAGTGTCTGAAAAAGTAAAAGATGAGTATGACAACATCTCTTCTACTTTCAAAGAAACTGCAAACAGCGTTGCACATACCGTAAAAGATGGATATGATAAATATAAAGATCAGATTGTTTCTAAAACTACAGATGTAGTAAAAGATGTGGAAGCAGAATTAAATGATCTTAAAAAATAA
- a CDS encoding phage holin family protein, producing the protein MIETIKEYASKRIDLLKIEATEKSSLSAGMITYLVVLLVAFAFFIILFNFGIAFLIGKALDNYSYGFLIVAAFYLLLMVLVVAFKKRIVNTVADKVIKFLNHNP; encoded by the coding sequence ATGATAGAAACTATTAAGGAATATGCATCTAAGCGAATAGATCTGCTGAAAATAGAAGCTACTGAAAAGTCATCACTTTCAGCAGGTATGATTACCTACCTGGTCGTGCTGCTTGTTGCTTTCGCCTTTTTCATTATTCTTTTCAACTTTGGAATTGCTTTTCTTATAGGTAAAGCTCTAGACAATTACTCTTACGGATTTTTAATCGTTGCTGCATTTTATTTGCTACTTATGGTTCTTGTCGTTGCTTTTAAAAAAAGAATTGTAAATACTGTAGCTGATAAAGTTATTAAATTTTTAAATCATAACCCATGA
- a CDS encoding RNA methyltransferase yields MLTAHTIKILQSLDKKKFRQKYNLFLVEGNKIICELSNSNFKIKEILSTHPEKLDFPGVTITHISENELKKISFLKTPKDSVAVCYIEEEQEMEDQDIQLVLDGIQDPGNLGTIIRLADWFGIEQIICSEDTVDFYNPKVIQASMGSFTRVNMVYCDLVEYLSATDNTNIGTDMDGENIYSFEKPKKMNLILGNEGNGMRAETEKLLHKKITIPRFGKSKSTESLNVSMAAGIILGQFFSK; encoded by the coding sequence ATGCTTACAGCTCATACAATAAAAATTTTACAGTCTTTAGATAAAAAGAAGTTCAGGCAAAAATACAATTTGTTTTTGGTTGAAGGTAATAAAATCATCTGTGAACTTTCCAATTCTAACTTTAAAATTAAAGAAATATTATCTACGCATCCTGAAAAATTAGATTTTCCTGGAGTTACAATTACGCATATATCTGAAAATGAGTTGAAAAAAATTAGTTTTCTGAAAACTCCGAAAGATTCAGTGGCTGTATGTTATATTGAGGAAGAACAGGAGATGGAGGACCAGGATATTCAACTGGTTTTGGATGGAATTCAGGATCCGGGTAATTTAGGGACAATCATCCGTTTAGCAGATTGGTTTGGGATAGAGCAGATTATTTGTAGTGAAGATACGGTTGATTTTTATAATCCCAAAGTTATACAGGCAAGCATGGGATCATTTACGAGAGTAAATATGGTGTATTGTGACCTTGTAGAATATCTTTCAGCTACGGATAATACGAATATTGGAACCGATATGGACGGAGAAAATATTTATTCTTTTGAGAAGCCGAAGAAAATGAATCTGATTTTAGGAAATGAAGGAAATGGAATGAGAGCGGAAACTGAAAAACTCCTTCATAAGAAAATAACCATTCCAAGATTTGGAAAATCTAAATCTACAGAAAGCCTGAATGTATCAATGGCGGCCGGGATTATATTGGGACAGTTTTTTTCTAAATAA